The following proteins come from a genomic window of Pararhodobacter sp.:
- a CDS encoding endonuclease/exonuclease/phosphatase family protein — translation MRVLTFNVQNLRLRRPGGQDRLDGARDFDETEKAEDLGRVLDFADRRLTAQVLAQADADVCALQEVFDAPSLDYFHDHLLRATGVELWPWRACLPGNDGAGRDVAVMARRPFAATSYARLRPRDLGLSQVPGVSVDRVIFCRDCLQVEMGALTLFTVHFKAPWPDRTAAWHRRRLEALAVKRLIERRFSEPGAALWLVLGDLNDPLADPERAVAPLIEGFGVDLTARMAPGERWTWWHEDGVRGCPDAMVASPALAARWPDAVPRALRAGMGRDAGGQAARLEDVGDHRPHASDHAALVLDLPGI, via the coding sequence ATGCGGGTTCTGACTTTCAATGTCCAAAACCTGCGATTGCGTCGTCCCGGCGGCCAGGACCGGTTGGACGGGGCGCGCGATTTCGACGAGACCGAAAAGGCCGAAGATCTGGGCCGGGTGCTTGATTTCGCGGATCGGCGTTTGACGGCGCAGGTATTGGCACAGGCCGATGCCGATGTTTGCGCCTTGCAAGAGGTGTTTGACGCGCCGTCGCTGGACTATTTTCACGATCATTTGCTGCGGGCGACAGGAGTCGAGTTGTGGCCGTGGCGTGCCTGTTTGCCCGGCAATGATGGGGCAGGGCGCGATGTCGCGGTGATGGCACGTCGGCCCTTTGCCGCGACCTCTTATGCGCGCCTGCGTCCCCGTGATCTGGGCCTGTCGCAAGTGCCCGGCGTCAGTGTGGATCGGGTGATTTTCTGCCGCGACTGCCTGCAAGTCGAGATGGGCGCGTTGACCTTGTTCACCGTGCATTTCAAGGCGCCCTGGCCGGATCGAACCGCGGCCTGGCATCGGCGGCGGCTTGAAGCGCTGGCGGTGAAGCGGCTGATCGAACGTCGCTTTTCGGAGCCGGGCGCAGCGCTGTGGTTGGTGCTGGGTGATCTCAATGACCCGCTTGCTGACCCCGAGCGCGCGGTGGCGCCGCTGATCGAGGGGTTTGGCGTGGACCTGACGGCGCGTATGGCGCCGGGCGAGCGCTGGACCTGGTGGCACGAGGACGGGGTTCGCGGGTGCCCGGACGCCATGGTGGCCTCGCCGGCCTTGGCGGCACGCTGGCCTGATGCCGTGCCGCGCGCCCTGCGGGCGGGGATGGGCCGCGATGCGGGCGGTCAGGCCGCGCGGCTGGAAGATGTTGGCGACCATCGCCCGCACGCCAGCGATCACGCGGCGTTGGTGCTGGATTTGCCGGGGATATGA
- a CDS encoding fused MFS/spermidine synthase codes for MPDRALKANGWAMLAASVTTAGAIFVLRSLSGPVITAVPDPVISIIVLTGLVFFLPSFFAGIPAPILSMIAVHFHADRRGRALGAMFAAGAWGAILGTLAAGFVFISWLGSTGTLVVVAAVYAALGLQSLFAAGSLRGAGLGGVAVLVPVSLSFGAMNMPDPCTVESNYFCIRVIDTPSSAGGLTRLMVLDHLVHGAADQADARAMMTPHAMMLDGLARLRMEDRAAWSAFFVGGGSYSVPRGWHALGTPVQITVAEIDAAVTETAINAFWYEPGDDRIIHADARQTLSRESTRYDVIIGDAFSDIAVPQHLITREFFELVRARLTDEGVYLMNIIDHSDRLDVLASLITTARAVWPSVEIWAIPGHDPTETRRVFVMVAGEGPSMRSQIDHEGPMPLAAVRVAAASIEAILDSRAPIVFTDDYAPIDRLLGDRGDG; via the coding sequence GTGCCGGACCGCGCCTTGAAGGCCAATGGCTGGGCGATGCTGGCGGCCTCGGTGACAACCGCGGGCGCGATTTTCGTACTGCGATCCCTGTCGGGTCCGGTGATCACCGCGGTCCCCGATCCGGTGATCTCGATCATCGTCTTGACAGGTCTGGTGTTTTTCCTGCCGTCCTTTTTTGCCGGGATTCCTGCGCCAATCCTGTCGATGATCGCCGTGCATTTTCACGCGGATCGCCGGGGGCGCGCGCTGGGGGCAATGTTCGCGGCGGGCGCATGGGGTGCCATTTTGGGGACACTGGCCGCCGGGTTCGTCTTCATTTCGTGGCTGGGATCTACCGGAACTCTGGTCGTGGTGGCGGCGGTTTATGCCGCATTGGGGCTGCAATCCCTGTTTGCGGCGGGCAGCCTGCGCGGCGCGGGGCTGGGGGGCGTGGCAGTCCTGGTGCCTGTCTCGCTGAGCTTTGGGGCGATGAATATGCCCGATCCTTGCACGGTCGAGAGCAATTATTTCTGCATCCGGGTGATTGATACCCCGTCCAGCGCCGGCGGGCTGACCCGGTTGATGGTTCTGGATCATCTGGTGCATGGCGCGGCTGACCAAGCGGACGCCCGCGCCATGATGACGCCGCACGCGATGATGTTGGACGGGTTGGCGCGGCTGCGTATGGAGGATCGCGCGGCGTGGAGCGCGTTTTTCGTGGGCGGCGGCAGCTATTCCGTGCCGCGCGGCTGGCATGCTCTGGGCACGCCAGTGCAGATCACGGTGGCCGAAATTGATGCGGCGGTGACTGAAACGGCGATCAACGCGTTTTGGTATGAGCCGGGCGACGACCGGATCATCCATGCCGACGCCCGGCAAACCTTAAGTCGTGAAAGCACCCGGTATGATGTGATCATCGGTGATGCGTTTTCGGACATCGCCGTGCCGCAGCATTTGATCACCCGCGAGTTCTTTGAACTGGTACGGGCGCGGTTGACCGATGAGGGTGTCTATCTGATGAACATTATTGATCATTCGGATCGGTTGGACGTGCTGGCCTCGTTGATCACCACGGCACGCGCGGTTTGGCCCAGTGTCGAGATCTGGGCCATTCCGGGCCATGATCCGACCGAGACACGGCGCGTTTTCGTCATGGTGGCGGGTGAGGGGCCGTCGATGCGCTCGCAGATCGACCATGAGGGGCCGATGCCATTGGCGGCGGTGCGGGTTGCGGCGGCATCAATCGAGGCGATCCTGGACTCCCGCGCGCCGATTGTGTTTACCGACG
- a CDS encoding aminotransferase class IV, which translates to MTTRTAAQGYLPDPRNDDVLVSVNGALIPRNQAMVSIFDAGFGFGDGVWEGLRLVRGRILQLDAHLDRLFEGTGSIALEIPQGREGITAALEAVLDANGMTDGAHLRLMVTRGIKSTPNQDPRFIISGPTVVIVAEFKTPRPEARTKGMTLFTSTFRTSGPDVFDLHLNSHSRLNLIQALIQAINAGADEALMLDPRGFVASCNSTNFFIVRKGEVWTSTGSYSFRGITQRAVIEACRADGIVVRECDFTLAQCYAADEAFVTGTLGGVTPVTRIDGRRIGAGVPGSFADRVRGLYEASVYPTGA; encoded by the coding sequence ATGACCACACGAACCGCCGCACAAGGCTATCTTCCCGATCCGCGCAATGATGATGTTCTGGTGTCGGTCAACGGTGCGTTGATCCCCCGCAATCAGGCGATGGTCTCGATCTTTGACGCGGGATTCGGCTTTGGTGATGGCGTCTGGGAAGGCTTGCGGCTGGTGCGTGGCAGGATCTTGCAGCTGGACGCGCATCTGGATCGGTTGTTCGAAGGGACGGGGTCGATTGCGCTGGAGATCCCGCAAGGCCGCGAGGGGATCACGGCCGCGTTGGAGGCGGTGTTGGACGCCAATGGCATGACCGATGGCGCGCATCTTCGGTTGATGGTGACGCGGGGTATCAAGTCGACGCCGAACCAGGACCCGCGCTTCATCATTTCTGGCCCGACGGTGGTGATCGTCGCCGAATTCAAGACGCCGCGTCCAGAGGCCCGGACCAAGGGCATGACGCTGTTCACGTCGACTTTCCGCACCTCTGGCCCCGATGTTTTTGACCTGCATCTCAACTCCCACAGCCGTCTGAACCTGATTCAGGCGCTGATCCAGGCGATCAACGCGGGCGCTGACGAGGCGCTGATGTTGGACCCGCGCGGATTTGTGGCGAGTTGCAATTCGACCAACTTTTTCATCGTGCGCAAAGGGGAGGTCTGGACCTCGACCGGCAGCTATTCCTTTCGCGGCATCACCCAGCGTGCGGTGATCGAGGCCTGTCGGGCAGATGGGATTGTCGTGCGTGAGTGCGACTTTACCTTGGCGCAATGCTATGCGGCGGATGAAGCCTTCGTGACCGGAACACTGGGTGGGGTGACACCGGTCACGCGCATTGACGGGCGCCGGATCGGGGCAGGTGTGCCGGGGTCGTTTGCGGACCGTGTGCGCGGCCTGTATGAGGCGTCGGTTTACCCAACAGGTGCATGA
- a CDS encoding fused MFS/spermidine synthase — MRSLWLLVAVQATVAAASLVVEIVAGRLLAPYVGMSLYTWTSVIAVVLAGFWPDIGLAGGSRSGCRTAP, encoded by the coding sequence ATGCGCTCTTTGTGGCTCTTGGTGGCGGTGCAGGCAACGGTGGCGGCCGCGAGTTTGGTGGTCGAAATCGTCGCTGGGCGACTGTTGGCGCCCTATGTCGGCATGTCCTTGTACACCTGGACGTCGGTGATCGCGGTTGTGCTCGCCGGGTTTTGGCCGGACATTGGGTTGGCGGGCGGTTCGCGGAGTGGGTGCCGGACCGCGCCTTGA